In Fluviispira sanaruensis, a genomic segment contains:
- the alaS gene encoding alanine--tRNA ligase produces MKTNEIRRKFIHFFETKKHTYVPSASTIPIADQTILFTIAGMTQFKSCLTGEEVRSYKRATNSQKCIRVGDLDDVGKDGRHCTMFEMLGSWSFGDYYKKEAIEWAYEFTKKELKLDLSRFWATVHHSDDEAFEIWKSIGVPAERIVRLGDKDNFWAMGPTGPCGPCSELYLDQGEKVGQCYEKGLVCKGPGCDCDRYLEFWNLVFMQYNRQEDGTLLDLPMKSVDTGMGLERVTALTQGKTAIFDIDLFEKIKEEILITASIKTKLNELSEQQKESCNVVSDHIRLLTFTLADGANFSNEGRGYVLRRVLRRAVRHAHRLTKNWPKDQSFLEKIVKVVVSEMGEFYPEIVKNKNRIEEAIRNEELRFSSTLDSGLTKFNHFVEEAKAKNLKIISGENIFILHDSFGFPSDLTRVLCEEIGFTADLENFDRHMLEQKERSRAEAKFYKFDQDDSPWLELNKLNPSEDKNFVGYNLKVTNVSSDKVEYAEVQIPSTNIKKVRQLKNKLFEVVIANTPFYPEGGGQVCDIGSLQIVNKDGKNDFEVIDVRKTVTSIIHLLKHVEFSSESYESLSQEQLKNFFANSAKVTARIDFTSRQATMRNHTATHLAHKALQIVLGENVRQAGSLVNPSTLRFDFTHSRALSAKEIEQVEFLVNAQILKNIAVKTHEHVPLAKAKEMGAMAMFDEKYDDHVRMLEISDFSLELCGGTHISSTGNIGLFKIISEGSVTSGVRRIEAVTGFAALQYLKKLKNVIAHAAETAKCAESEISLRIIALRENTKDLEKNIVQLQSRLVNAQISELLSNAKKLKNNARLVVTLSDSSDLKEMELLCDRLKEKPNTIAVIAAIFDNRAHIISAINPEMTKQNKKLSAGNIIKLLSEMVGGKGGGRPDFARGGGTQTSELASALLKVDDIVNKMID; encoded by the coding sequence ATGAAGACCAATGAGATCCGCCGTAAGTTTATTCATTTTTTTGAAACAAAAAAGCACACTTACGTGCCAAGTGCCTCTACAATCCCCATTGCTGACCAAACCATTCTTTTTACAATTGCGGGGATGACTCAATTTAAATCCTGCCTTACGGGCGAAGAAGTGCGCTCCTATAAGCGTGCAACCAACTCACAAAAGTGTATTCGAGTTGGCGACCTCGACGATGTAGGTAAGGACGGGCGCCATTGCACCATGTTTGAAATGCTTGGTTCTTGGAGCTTTGGTGATTACTACAAAAAAGAAGCTATTGAATGGGCGTATGAATTTACAAAGAAAGAACTAAAACTCGATCTCTCCCGTTTTTGGGCAACTGTTCACCACAGTGATGATGAAGCATTTGAAATTTGGAAATCCATAGGCGTTCCTGCTGAGCGTATTGTGCGTCTCGGCGATAAAGATAATTTTTGGGCAATGGGACCAACAGGTCCGTGTGGTCCTTGTTCAGAACTTTATTTGGATCAAGGTGAAAAAGTAGGCCAATGTTACGAAAAAGGTTTAGTTTGTAAAGGACCAGGCTGCGACTGTGACCGTTACTTAGAATTTTGGAACTTGGTTTTTATGCAGTACAACCGTCAAGAAGACGGAACTCTACTCGACTTACCTATGAAAAGTGTAGACACAGGAATGGGGCTTGAGCGCGTCACAGCACTCACCCAAGGGAAAACAGCTATCTTTGATATCGATTTATTTGAAAAAATAAAAGAAGAAATCTTAATAACTGCAAGTATAAAAACAAAATTAAATGAACTATCAGAACAGCAAAAAGAAAGCTGCAATGTTGTATCCGATCACATTCGCTTATTAACTTTCACCTTGGCAGATGGTGCAAACTTCTCAAACGAAGGGCGGGGATATGTTTTGCGCCGTGTACTTCGCCGTGCAGTAAGACATGCGCATAGGCTCACAAAAAACTGGCCTAAAGATCAATCTTTCTTAGAAAAGATTGTTAAAGTCGTGGTCTCTGAAATGGGAGAATTTTATCCAGAAATTGTTAAAAATAAAAATCGTATTGAAGAAGCAATTCGCAATGAAGAATTGCGTTTTAGCAGCACGCTCGACAGTGGTCTGACAAAATTTAATCATTTTGTTGAAGAAGCAAAAGCAAAGAATTTAAAAATTATTTCTGGGGAAAATATTTTTATTCTCCATGACAGTTTTGGTTTTCCTTCTGATTTAACAAGAGTTTTATGCGAAGAAATTGGCTTCACTGCAGATCTTGAAAACTTTGACAGACATATGCTGGAACAAAAAGAAAGAAGCCGCGCTGAAGCAAAATTTTATAAATTTGATCAAGATGACTCACCTTGGCTTGAATTAAATAAATTAAATCCCTCTGAAGATAAAAACTTTGTGGGATATAATCTTAAAGTAACAAACGTATCATCAGATAAAGTAGAATACGCTGAAGTACAGATTCCAAGCACAAATATTAAAAAAGTACGTCAATTAAAAAATAAATTATTTGAAGTTGTTATTGCAAACACACCTTTTTATCCAGAAGGTGGTGGGCAAGTATGTGATATTGGTAGTCTGCAAATTGTAAATAAAGATGGAAAAAATGACTTCGAAGTTATTGATGTTAGAAAAACTGTAACTAGTATTATTCATCTCCTTAAACATGTTGAGTTCAGCTCTGAATCATATGAATCCTTAAGTCAAGAGCAATTAAAGAATTTCTTTGCAAACTCAGCTAAAGTAACAGCACGTATCGATTTTACATCACGCCAAGCCACTATGCGCAATCACACAGCAACACATTTGGCACACAAAGCTTTACAAATTGTTTTAGGAGAAAATGTGCGCCAAGCGGGCTCTCTCGTCAACCCAAGCACACTCCGCTTTGATTTTACGCATAGCAGGGCTCTAAGCGCAAAAGAAATTGAACAAGTTGAATTTCTGGTTAATGCACAAATTTTAAAAAATATTGCGGTTAAAACTCATGAGCATGTTCCCTTAGCGAAGGCTAAAGAAATGGGCGCGATGGCTATGTTCGATGAGAAATATGACGACCATGTACGCATGCTTGAAATAAGTGATTTTTCCCTTGAGTTATGTGGCGGAACACATATATCTAGCACAGGAAATATCGGATTATTTAAAATAATTTCTGAAGGAAGTGTAACAAGTGGCGTGCGTCGTATTGAAGCTGTGACAGGTTTTGCAGCCCTCCAATACCTTAAGAAATTGAAAAATGTTATTGCACATGCTGCAGAAACAGCTAAATGTGCGGAATCTGAAATTTCATTACGCATAATTGCACTGCGTGAAAATACAAAAGATTTAGAAAAAAATATTGTCCAATTACAAAGCAGACTTGTAAACGCGCAAATTTCGGAATTATTGTCTAATGCAAAAAAACTTAAAAATAATGCACGCCTTGTAGTTACTTTATCTGATTCTTCGGATTTGAAAGAGATGGAGCTTTTGTGTGATAGACTCAAAGAGAAACCAAATACAATCGCAGTTATTGCTGCAATTTTTGACAATCGTGCACATATAATTTCTGCAATAAATCCTGAGATGACAAAACAGAATAAAAAACTTTCTGCTGGAAATATCATCAAATTGCTTTCTGAAATGGTGGGCGGCAAAGGAGGCGGTAGACCTGATTTTGCTCGTGGGGGAGGCACTCAAACCTCTGAATTAGCATCTGCATTACTAAAAGTTGATGATATCGTAAATAAAATGATCGATTGA
- a CDS encoding APC family permease, which produces MKLKRSIGWFGIMCASLGGIVGSGWLFGSLYAAQMAGPASIIAWLIGGFGTIFLALTFAELSAMFPISGGVAAFPIFTHGKLVGFILTWLTWITYVVSISQEVQSTVLYMGHLFPSLVQKVDNVSVFTSFGFVMCFCTMLFVILLNSFGAKFLANANSLISVWKLIVPFAVVIVFLLTSHNSDNMGLTSTSTQEFAPYGISGILSAVALAGVVYSYCGFQHAALLAGEAKRPQRDIPLALIGSIVICMVLYVGLQYAFIAALPESALANGWSKIAFAGDAGPLAGLAANLGVIWLVTVLYIDAVVSPLGTGVLYVASSARIVQTMSQSGNSPKFFSKIAKSGIPMRAIFLNFVVAMLAFLPFDGWKSIVSFLSAALIFSFAVGPICLVALRKQQPERNRPFKLPFYQLTSFIAFYICNLMIYWSGWTVVWKLSLTVTVGLTVFLLTNFLNRSRIDPEHIATKLDFKCALWLYPYMGVFTILSYFGSFQGGTKDIPLGIDFICMAVFSFVIFYMSQALCLPKAESDRNTASLLAKKKSA; this is translated from the coding sequence GTGAAACTTAAACGAAGTATTGGTTGGTTTGGCATTATGTGCGCCAGCCTTGGTGGAATTGTAGGTTCTGGATGGCTTTTTGGCTCACTTTATGCAGCTCAAATGGCAGGTCCTGCCTCTATTATTGCCTGGCTCATAGGTGGCTTTGGTACTATATTTTTAGCCCTTACATTTGCAGAGTTAAGTGCAATGTTTCCCATATCTGGTGGGGTTGCAGCGTTTCCTATTTTTACACACGGTAAGCTCGTTGGTTTTATTCTGACTTGGCTCACTTGGATTACTTATGTGGTTTCCATTTCTCAGGAAGTTCAGTCCACAGTTCTCTATATGGGACATCTCTTTCCTTCACTTGTGCAAAAAGTAGACAATGTATCCGTTTTCACTTCCTTCGGCTTTGTAATGTGCTTTTGCACAATGCTTTTTGTTATTTTACTTAATAGTTTTGGAGCTAAATTCCTAGCAAATGCAAATAGTCTTATCAGTGTGTGGAAATTAATTGTCCCCTTTGCAGTCGTAATTGTATTTTTACTAACTTCCCATAACTCTGACAATATGGGATTAACTTCCACTTCTACTCAAGAATTTGCTCCTTACGGAATTTCAGGAATTTTATCCGCAGTTGCTCTTGCGGGTGTTGTTTATTCCTATTGTGGATTCCAACATGCTGCCTTACTCGCAGGTGAAGCCAAAAGACCCCAACGAGATATCCCTCTCGCTCTTATTGGTTCGATAGTTATCTGCATGGTTTTATATGTTGGACTTCAATACGCTTTCATTGCTGCCTTGCCTGAAAGTGCATTAGCAAATGGTTGGAGCAAAATTGCATTCGCTGGCGACGCGGGTCCTTTAGCAGGGCTTGCCGCAAATCTGGGTGTGATATGGCTTGTTACTGTTCTTTATATCGATGCTGTTGTGTCCCCCCTAGGTACAGGCGTTCTTTATGTCGCTTCCAGTGCACGTATCGTTCAAACAATGAGTCAGTCTGGTAACTCACCAAAGTTCTTTAGTAAAATTGCAAAATCGGGAATCCCTATGCGTGCTATTTTCTTGAACTTCGTTGTTGCCATGCTCGCTTTCCTACCATTTGATGGCTGGAAATCTATCGTGTCCTTTTTGTCTGCTGCACTGATATTTTCTTTTGCAGTTGGCCCAATTTGCCTTGTTGCCCTTAGAAAACAACAACCAGAAAGAAACAGACCCTTTAAACTTCCATTTTACCAATTGACATCATTTATTGCGTTCTACATTTGTAATCTTATGATTTACTGGTCAGGATGGACTGTTGTTTGGAAACTCTCTTTGACAGTAACCGTTGGTTTAACAGTATTTCTTTTAACAAATTTCTTGAATAGAAGCAGAATTGATCCAGAACATATTGCCACAAAACTCGATTTCAAGTGCGCATTGTGGCTCTACCCATATATGGGAGTATTCACTATTCTCTCATATTTTGGTTCGTTCCAAGGTGGAACAAAAGACATTCCCTTGGGCATTGATTTTATTTGTATGGCTGTTTTCAGTTTTGTTATTTTCTATATGTCCCAGGCTTTATGTTTACCAAAAGCTGAATCTGATAGAAATACAGCTTCACTGTTAGCAAAAAAGAAAAGCGCGTAA